The Saccharothrix variisporea genome has a segment encoding these proteins:
- a CDS encoding LCP family protein, with the protein MRAAGIIGRTLMALLSAVVLAVAGYSWATLKRVQDSVNTTDVLAALEDIPNAPPVEDGALDILLVGSDSRTDAQGRLLPANVLRELRTEATDTVNTDTIIVLRVPRNGGKARAVSIPRDTYVPIPDHGQEKINAAYGVTKFFTMERLAAEGVGDLEERSQRGDQAGRRALVQVVQELTGVRVDHYAEVNLYGFYLLTQVVGGVDVCLNHATSDPDSGANFRAGPQTVSGGDALAFVRQRKNIPNGDLGRITRQQVFLKAAVSQLMSAGTFTDQGKLSGLLDAMRKSVVVDEKFDLATLAGHAQSLAGGDVDFTTIPVTGVGAVNERGQSVVTVDPAAVKAFVAEVLGEKTPTPVPTTTSVQKFGSAPRLSLDGPRRALQGPPCVD; encoded by the coding sequence GTGAGGGCCGCGGGGATCATCGGGCGCACGCTGATGGCGTTGCTGTCCGCGGTCGTGCTCGCCGTGGCGGGCTACAGCTGGGCGACCCTCAAGCGGGTGCAGGACAGCGTCAACACCACCGACGTGCTGGCGGCGCTGGAGGACATCCCCAACGCGCCGCCGGTCGAGGACGGCGCCCTGGACATCCTGCTGGTGGGCAGCGACAGCCGCACCGACGCGCAGGGCCGGCTGCTGCCCGCGAACGTGCTGCGCGAGCTGCGCACCGAGGCGACGGACACGGTCAACACCGACACGATCATCGTGCTGCGGGTGCCGCGCAACGGCGGCAAGGCGCGGGCGGTGTCCATCCCGCGCGACACCTACGTCCCGATCCCCGACCACGGCCAGGAGAAGATCAACGCCGCCTACGGGGTGACGAAGTTCTTCACCATGGAACGGCTCGCGGCCGAGGGCGTGGGCGACCTGGAGGAGCGGTCCCAGCGCGGCGACCAGGCCGGGCGGCGGGCGCTGGTGCAGGTCGTGCAGGAGCTGACCGGGGTGCGGGTGGACCACTACGCCGAGGTCAACCTGTACGGGTTCTACCTGCTGACCCAGGTCGTCGGCGGCGTCGACGTGTGCCTCAACCACGCCACCAGCGACCCGGACTCGGGCGCGAACTTCCGCGCCGGCCCGCAGACCGTCTCCGGCGGCGACGCGCTGGCGTTCGTGCGGCAGCGCAAGAACATCCCCAACGGCGACCTCGGGCGGATCACGCGGCAGCAGGTGTTCCTGAAGGCGGCGGTGTCGCAGCTGATGTCCGCGGGGACGTTCACCGACCAGGGGAAGCTGTCCGGGCTGCTGGACGCGATGCGCAAGTCGGTCGTGGTGGACGAGAAGTTCGACCTGGCAACCCTGGCCGGGCACGCGCAGAGCCTCGCGGGCGGCGACGTGGACTTCACGACCATCCCGGTGACCGGGGTGGGCGCGGTGAACGAGCGCGGGCAGAGCGTGGTGACCGTGGACCCGGCGGCGGTGAAGGCGTTCGTGGCCGAGGTGCTGGGCGAGAAGACCCCCACCCCAGTGCCGACCACCACGTCGGTGCAGAAGTTCGGCAGCGCCCCGCGCCTGTCCCTCGACGGTCCACGCAGGGCACTCCAGGGACCGCCCTGCGTCGACTGA
- a CDS encoding LCP family protein: protein MDTSPPTSTSRSTALRVLVLTSRSLLSLVSAAVLLVTWYGWNYLRDIDEGITTTDVIQTQVDEQGAVRKPLDGAIDILLVGVDSRTDAQGKPLSPEVLALLNGGVADGTLNTDTMILVHIPQDGTRAVAISFPRDSYVDIADGFGKHKLNSAMARQKNDTAQRLRNEGVTDEARIEKESTQAGRRTLIKTIEGLTGGAVTVDRYAEVNLASFYEVTKAIGGVEVCLNQATQDWASGADFPAGRQTVEGAAALSFVRQRGGLPGGDLDRIVRQQVFIGALARKVLSTGTLTDFAKLEGLVSAIKKSVVLNEGWNITEFAEQMQGLVSGNIQFRTIPVGDPTDTWGDGNVLPVNPAQVRQFIKSLATDQSPSSTATTTTPSGPPPSSITVQVFNSSGSPGRAIAVLEALAQKGFARGAAEPGNYLATTEVRYGAGQRAAADRVVSALDGNATVVEDDSVPRGQVHVYVGADYTGAVPSDEPEQAAVGGATPLPTTTAPPITADGVVCVN from the coding sequence GTGGACACCAGTCCGCCCACATCGACCAGCAGGTCGACCGCGCTGCGCGTGCTCGTGCTCACGAGCCGTTCCCTCCTCTCGCTGGTCTCGGCCGCTGTGCTCCTCGTCACGTGGTACGGGTGGAACTACCTTCGGGACATCGACGAGGGCATCACCACCACCGACGTCATCCAGACCCAGGTCGACGAGCAGGGCGCGGTCCGCAAGCCGCTCGACGGCGCGATCGACATCCTGCTCGTGGGCGTGGACAGCCGCACCGACGCCCAGGGCAAGCCCCTCTCGCCGGAGGTGCTCGCGCTGCTCAACGGCGGCGTGGCGGACGGCACGCTGAACACCGACACGATGATCCTGGTGCACATCCCGCAGGACGGCACGCGGGCGGTCGCCATCTCGTTCCCGCGCGACTCTTACGTCGACATCGCGGACGGCTTCGGCAAGCACAAGCTCAACTCGGCGATGGCGCGGCAGAAGAACGACACCGCCCAGCGGCTGCGCAACGAGGGCGTGACCGACGAGGCCCGCATCGAGAAGGAGTCCACCCAGGCGGGCCGCCGCACGCTGATCAAGACCATCGAGGGCCTGACCGGCGGCGCGGTCACCGTGGACCGGTACGCCGAGGTCAACCTGGCGTCGTTCTACGAGGTCACCAAGGCCATCGGCGGGGTCGAGGTGTGCCTGAACCAGGCGACCCAGGACTGGGCGTCGGGGGCGGACTTCCCGGCGGGCCGGCAGACCGTGGAGGGCGCGGCGGCGCTGTCGTTCGTGCGCCAGCGCGGCGGGCTGCCCGGCGGCGACCTGGACCGGATCGTGCGCCAGCAGGTGTTCATCGGCGCGCTGGCCCGCAAGGTGCTGTCCACGGGCACGCTGACCGACTTCGCCAAGCTCGAGGGGCTGGTGTCGGCGATCAAGAAGTCCGTGGTGCTCAACGAGGGCTGGAACATCACCGAGTTCGCCGAGCAGATGCAGGGCCTGGTGTCGGGCAACATCCAGTTCCGGACCATCCCCGTGGGCGACCCGACCGACACCTGGGGCGACGGCAACGTGCTGCCGGTCAACCCGGCGCAGGTGCGGCAGTTCATCAAGTCGCTGGCCACCGACCAGTCCCCGTCCTCGACGGCGACGACGACCACGCCGTCCGGGCCGCCGCCGTCGAGCATCACCGTGCAGGTGTTCAACTCCTCCGGCTCGCCGGGCCGGGCCATCGCGGTGCTGGAAGCGTTGGCGCAGAAGGGTTTCGCGCGCGGCGCGGCGGAACCGGGCAACTACCTGGCGACGACCGAGGTCCGGTACGGCGCGGGGCAGCGGGCCGCTGCCGACCGGGTGGTCTCCGCGCTGGACGGTAACGCGACGGTGGTCGAGGACGACTCCGTGCCCAGGGGGCAGGTGCACGTGTACGTCGGTGCCGACTACACGGGCGCAGTGCCGTCCGACGAGCCGGAGCAGGCGGCGGTGGGCGGCGCGACGCCGCTGCCGACGACGACGGCTCCCCCGATCACCGCCGACGGTGTGGTCTGCGTCAACTGA
- the rfbB gene encoding dTDP-glucose 4,6-dehydratase has translation MRVLVTGGAGFIGSHYVRELVGGAYPAYADAEVVVLDKLTYAGNEANLAPVADSPRLTFVRGDICDRELVADLMGRTDAVVHFAAESHVDRSISGSADFVLTNVLGTQTLLQAAYDAGVAKFVHVSTDEVYGSIEEGSWTEDHVLEPNSPYSASKASSDLLARAFHRTHGLPVCITRCSNNYGPYQFPEKVIPLFVTNLVDGKKVPLYGDGLNVRDWLHVDDHCRGIQLVLEGGRGGEIYNIGGGTELTNRDLTERLLEATGRDWSFVEPVTDRKGHDRRYSVDITKISTELGYAPRVDFATGLADTVQWYRDNRSWWEPLKQRAALAG, from the coding sequence ATGCGCGTGCTGGTGACGGGTGGGGCCGGGTTCATCGGCTCGCACTACGTGCGGGAACTGGTGGGCGGCGCGTACCCGGCCTACGCCGACGCCGAGGTGGTGGTGCTGGACAAGCTCACCTACGCGGGCAACGAGGCCAACCTGGCGCCGGTCGCGGACAGCCCGCGCCTGACGTTCGTGCGCGGCGACATCTGCGACCGCGAGCTGGTGGCCGACCTGATGGGCCGGACGGACGCGGTCGTGCACTTCGCGGCCGAGTCGCATGTGGACCGGTCGATCTCCGGGTCCGCCGATTTCGTGCTCACCAACGTGCTCGGCACGCAGACCCTGCTCCAGGCGGCCTACGACGCGGGCGTGGCGAAGTTCGTCCACGTGTCCACCGACGAGGTGTACGGCTCCATCGAGGAAGGCTCGTGGACCGAGGACCACGTGCTGGAGCCCAACTCGCCGTACTCGGCGTCCAAGGCGTCCTCCGACCTGCTCGCGCGGGCCTTCCACCGCACCCACGGGCTGCCCGTGTGCATCACGCGGTGCTCGAACAACTACGGGCCGTACCAGTTCCCGGAGAAGGTCATCCCGCTGTTCGTCACCAACCTGGTGGACGGCAAGAAGGTGCCGCTGTACGGCGACGGCCTCAACGTGCGCGACTGGCTGCACGTGGACGACCACTGCCGGGGCATCCAGCTGGTGCTGGAGGGCGGGCGCGGCGGCGAGATCTACAACATCGGCGGCGGCACCGAGCTGACCAACCGCGACCTGACCGAGCGCCTGTTGGAGGCCACCGGCCGGGACTGGTCGTTCGTCGAGCCGGTCACCGACCGCAAGGGCCACGACCGCCGGTACTCGGTGGACATCACCAAGATCTCCACCGAGCTCGGTTACGCGCCGCGCGTGGACTTCGCCACGGGACTGGCCGACACCGTCCAGTGGTACCGCGACAACCGGTCCTGGTGGGAGCCGCTCAAGCAGCGCGCGGCGCTGGCGGGCTGA
- the rfbD gene encoding dTDP-4-dehydrorhamnose reductase, with protein MLALLVPGGRGQLGQDLVAAAPADGLVHGPSSGELDLTDRGCVADAVASFAASARDGGLKPVVVNAAAYTAVDAAETDEERASLVNAVGPEYLALACAAENVPLVHVSTDYVFAGDGTRPYEPSDETGPRSAYGRTKLDGERRVLQAWQRSWVVRTAWVYGAGGPNFVKTIARLESERPELSVVDDQRGSPTWSHDLAVGLVQLASLVVGDGPAARVLHATGGGETTWFGFARAIFEELGADPARVKPCATEDFPRPAPRPAYSVLSGAAWEAAGLTPLRPWRDALREAFAVGAVP; from the coding sequence GTGCTGGCTCTGCTGGTGCCGGGCGGGCGAGGTCAGCTCGGGCAGGACCTGGTGGCCGCGGCTCCCGCGGACGGGCTGGTGCACGGGCCGTCGTCCGGTGAGCTGGACTTGACCGATCGTGGGTGTGTGGCCGACGCGGTGGCGTCCTTCGCGGCGTCGGCGCGGGACGGCGGGTTGAAGCCCGTCGTGGTCAACGCTGCCGCTTACACGGCGGTTGATGCGGCGGAGACCGATGAGGAGCGGGCTTCGCTGGTGAACGCCGTCGGGCCGGAGTACTTGGCTTTGGCTTGTGCCGCGGAGAACGTGCCTTTGGTGCACGTGTCCACGGACTACGTGTTCGCGGGGGACGGGACGCGGCCGTACGAGCCGTCCGACGAGACCGGGCCGCGTTCTGCTTACGGGCGCACGAAGTTGGACGGCGAGCGGCGCGTTCTCCAGGCGTGGCAACGGTCTTGGGTCGTGCGCACGGCCTGGGTGTACGGGGCCGGTGGTCCCAACTTCGTGAAGACCATCGCGCGGCTGGAGTCAGAACGGCCGGAACTGTCCGTTGTGGACGACCAGCGCGGGTCGCCGACGTGGTCGCACGACCTGGCGGTCGGGCTGGTGCAGCTGGCGTCGCTGGTGGTGGGCGACGGGCCTGCTGCCCGGGTGCTGCACGCGACCGGCGGCGGCGAGACCACGTGGTTCGGGTTCGCGCGGGCGATCTTCGAGGAGCTGGGTGCCGACCCGGCTCGGGTGAAGCCGTGCGCGACCGAGGACTTTCCGCGTCCCGCGCCGCGCCCGGCGTACTCGGTGTTGTCGGGGGCGGCGTGGGAAGCGGCGGGGCTGACCCCGTTGCGGCCGTGGCGGGACGCGCTGCGGGAGGCGTTCGCGGTCGGCGCGGTGCCCTGA
- a CDS encoding Imm1 family immunity protein, with product MSFTAVWPISDPDDTEAADQLTVQTPEDVDTLLSRLAEPGAGPAVIEHLDRPLMDDTEGLLGEPGQTKIPDHDVAAAVHGGYGYLTYADPDHDYSTLDGEPASPEYRSEYVDYPAGAGVPVETLALALKDFLTTAQRPTCVRWKAA from the coding sequence ATGAGTTTCACCGCAGTGTGGCCGATCAGCGACCCGGACGACACGGAAGCCGCCGACCAGCTCACCGTGCAGACGCCCGAGGACGTGGACACCCTGCTCAGCCGCCTGGCGGAACCCGGCGCCGGCCCGGCGGTGATCGAACACCTGGACCGCCCGCTGATGGACGACACCGAGGGCCTGCTGGGCGAGCCGGGCCAGACCAAGATCCCGGACCACGACGTGGCGGCGGCCGTGCACGGCGGCTACGGCTACCTGACCTACGCCGACCCGGACCACGACTACTCGACCCTGGACGGCGAACCGGCCTCCCCCGAGTACCGCTCGGAGTACGTCGACTACCCAGCGGGTGCGGGCGTGCCGGTCGAAACCCTCGCCCTGGCACTCAAGGACTTCCTGACCACCGCCCAACGCCCCACCTGCGTCCGCTGGAAGGCCGCCTGA
- a CDS encoding glycosyltransferase family 4 protein, with amino-acid sequence MAKPLKVLIDGTPLLGHRTGIGRYTAALAEELASMPDAVDVRAVAFTLRGWRALRTVLPHDVVARGLPVSARLLRQFWLRGPFPPVEFLAGPTDVMHATNFVLPPSIRGGGVTTIHDLAFLDAPGDLPPSDRRLPELVKKSALRADIVCTPTQAVANVVTERYGVEPDKIVVTPLGVDPAWFAARPPSDGLRSRLGLPGEYLLFVGAGGPRKGLSTLLEAHAATPSLPPLVLAGPGESRVDGRVLRTGYLNDVDLRSVVAGAATLVLPSRDEGFGLPVLEALACNVPVVCTDVPALRETAGGHATHVPVGDVEALAAALTSAVETEPNAADQAARRAHASEYTWRKTAERTLEAYRLAAAARR; translated from the coding sequence ATGGCTAAGCCGCTCAAGGTGCTCATCGACGGCACCCCGCTGCTCGGCCACCGCACCGGGATCGGCCGCTACACCGCCGCGCTGGCCGAGGAGCTGGCGTCCATGCCCGACGCCGTGGACGTGCGGGCGGTGGCGTTCACGCTGCGCGGCTGGCGGGCGCTGCGGACCGTGCTGCCGCACGACGTGGTGGCGCGCGGCCTGCCCGTCTCGGCGCGGCTGCTGCGCCAGTTCTGGCTGCGCGGCCCGTTCCCGCCGGTGGAGTTCCTGGCCGGGCCGACCGACGTCATGCACGCCACGAACTTCGTGCTGCCGCCCTCGATCCGGGGCGGCGGCGTGACCACGATCCACGACCTGGCCTTCCTCGACGCCCCCGGCGACCTGCCACCATCGGACCGGCGGCTGCCGGAGCTGGTGAAGAAGTCGGCGCTGCGGGCGGACATCGTGTGCACGCCGACGCAGGCCGTGGCGAACGTGGTCACCGAGCGGTACGGCGTGGAGCCGGACAAGATCGTCGTGACGCCCCTGGGGGTGGACCCGGCGTGGTTCGCGGCCCGGCCGCCGTCCGACGGCCTCCGGTCCCGGCTCGGGCTGCCGGGCGAGTACCTGCTGTTCGTGGGCGCGGGCGGGCCGCGCAAGGGCCTGTCGACGCTGCTGGAGGCGCACGCCGCCACGCCGTCCCTGCCGCCGCTGGTGCTGGCCGGGCCCGGTGAGTCCCGTGTGGACGGTCGGGTGCTGCGGACGGGGTACCTGAACGACGTGGACCTGCGCAGCGTGGTGGCCGGGGCGGCGACCCTGGTGCTGCCGTCCCGGGACGAGGGGTTCGGGCTGCCGGTGCTGGAAGCGTTGGCGTGCAACGTTCCCGTGGTGTGCACGGACGTGCCGGCGCTGCGCGAGACGGCCGGCGGGCACGCGACCCACGTGCCGGTGGGTGACGTCGAGGCGTTGGCGGCGGCGTTGACCTCGGCCGTGGAGACCGAGCCGAACGCCGCCGACCAGGCCGCCCGGCGCGCCCACGCGTCGGAGTACACCTGGCGCAAGACGGCGGAGAGGACCTTGGAGGCGTACCGGCTCGCCGCCGCCGCGCGCCGCTAG